From a region of the Acanthochromis polyacanthus isolate Apoly-LR-REF ecotype Palm Island chromosome 3, KAUST_Apoly_ChrSc, whole genome shotgun sequence genome:
- the fgf8b gene encoding fibroblast growth factor 8b — MKQYLNYYKMRLRTSRLGCLLLQFMALCFYAQNSVQSPPNFKHHVTEQSRLSDRMSRRLTRTYQLYSRTSGKHVQVLANKRVNANGDDGAVHAKLEVETDSFGSRVRIKGVKTGYYICMNKRGKLIGKRKGRGKDCIFTEIVLENNYTALQNAKYEGWYMAFTRKGRPRKASKTKQHQREAHFMKRLPRGHLLSERRPFDVLPLPVPAHPLSKRTKHSHHQRSGGR, encoded by the exons ATGAAGCAATATTTGAACTATTACAAGATGAGGCTGAGAACATCGAGGTTAGGTTGTCT GTTACTTCAGTTCATGGCGCTTTGCTTTTACGCACAG AACTCTGTGCAGTCTCCTCCTAATTTCAAGCACCATGTCACCGAGCAGAGCCGGCTGTCGGATCGGATGAGCCGCAGGCTGACCAGAACCTACCAGCTGTACAGCCGAACCAGCGGGAAACACGTCCAGGTTCTGGCCAACAAGAGGGTCAACGCCAACGGAGACGACGGAGCCGTGCACG CTAAACTGGAAGTGGAGACGGACTCTTTTGGAAGTCGTGTTCGTATTAAAGGGGTGAAGACAGGATACTACATATGCATGAACAAGAGGGGGAAGCTGATTGGCAAG CGGAAAGGACGAGGCAAAGACTGCATCTTCACAGAGATTGTTCTGGAAAACAACTACACGGCGCTTCAGAACGCCAAGTATGAGGGCTGGTACATGGCTTTCACACGCAAGGGCCGTCCAAGGAAGGCCTCCAAGACCAAGCAGCACCAGAGGGAGGCTCACTTCATGAAGCGTCTACCCAGGGGGCACTTGCTAAGCGAGAGGAGACCGTTTGATGTCCTTCCTCTGCCTGTCCCTGCGCACCCTTTAAGCAAGCGGACTAAACATTCCCATCACCAGCGCTCGGGGGGACGCTGA
- the dpcd gene encoding protein DPCD, whose translation MAVQSWTEILKSSKKTALIHDGKRKIHYLFTDGKEMAEEYDLKTDELIVRKWRHKSTLGAQGQWTVEVGEPLASPVASPDSDVIKENCSNPVFMRKDTKTSFQWRIRNLPYPKDVFSVSVDPSERHIIIKTSNKKYYKKFSIPDLDRSQLPLDGSALSFTHANNTLIVSYKKPKEVLTLEQELLKELKKLKGTAEGDVDCKTQ comes from the exons atgGCTGTTCAGAGCTGGACTGAAATCCTAAAATCATCCAAGAAAACGGCATTGATACACGATG GAAAAAGGAAGATCCACTACCTCTTTACAGATGGAAAAGAAATGGCAGAAGAGTATGACTTAAAGACAGATGAGCTCATTG TACGAAAGTGGCGCCATAAAAGCACGCTTGGAGCTCAAGGCCAGTGGACGGTGGAGGTTGGGGAGCCACTCGCAAGCCCAGTTGCATCTCCAGATTCTGATGTGATCAAGGAGAACTGCTCCAAT CCTGTGTTCATGCGCAAAGACACAAAGACCAGCTTTCAGTGGAGAATCCGCAACCTTCCCTACCCCAAAGATGTCTTCAGTGTTTCAGTGGACCCATCTGAAAGACACATCATCATAAAAACCTCAAACAAAAA GTATTATAAAAAGTTCAGTATCCCTGATCTCGATCGAAGTCAGCTGCCATTGGATGGCTCAGCACTCAGCTTCACTCATGCCAACAACACTTTAATTGTCAGC TACAAGAAACCCAAAGAGGTGTTAACACTTGAGCAGGAGCTACTGAAGGAACTAAAGAAACTGAAGGGGACTGCCGAAGGGGACGTCGACTGCAAAACTCAGTGA